The following DNA comes from Arcobacter cloacae.
ATTTGAAATATCTTCAAGATTTCCTATAGGAGTTGGAACTAAGCACAACATAGTATTGTACTATTTGTCCATGTTATATTTAGCTTTGAATTTTTCAACTCTTCCAGCAGCATCAACGATTTTTTGCTCACCAGTGAAGAATGGGTGACAAGAAGAACAAATGTCAATTTTTAATGTTTCAACATTTGATTTTGTTTCAAATGTATTACCACAAGAACAAGTAACTGTACAAACTTTATAATCTGGATGAATTTCTTTTTTCATACCAATTTCCTTAAAAATAATTATTGTCTAACAAAAGGTCAGGTCTTCGCAAGCCCTTTATTAAACTCTTTAGGGACGGGATTATAGCGAAAAATACTTAATAATATCTGAATTTAAGTTTTCTATTATATTTGAAGTTTTATTTAAAAATTGACCTTTGTTGAAGGTATTTTGTCTTTTTGCAAGTTTTGTAGTATTTAAGCAGATTTTTTCTTCAAGCTCTTTTTTTGATATCTTTCCATCTAGATATTCTAAGGTTTCAATAACTCCAATAGATGACATACAATTTGGTGCTCTTGTATATTTTTTTTCTAAATATATTATCTCATCAATCAAACCTGAATTTAGCATAATATTTGTTCTAAGTGCAATTCTTTTTTTTAACTCTTCTTTATCCCATAAAATTTCAAATATTTTCAAATCTTTCGCAATACCGATTTTAGGATTTTTTTCAAAATACTCACTTGGAGTTAGATTTGTTTGTTTGTAAATAGCGTAAGCTTTTTCGATTCTATATTTATCATTTTTTTCAATCTTTTGCATATAATCTTTATCTAAATTATAAAGTAAATCATAAGCATCAAGTGAAGAGATATCAAGTTTTATTTTAGATTCTACACCTTGTGATAAACCATCGATTAACGCTTTTAGATAAAAACCAGTTCCCCCAACAATGATAAGATTTTTATCATTTTGAATAGCATATTCTTTTGATTTTTTATAAAGTTCAATAAACTTTATAACATCAAACTCTTCATTTGGAAAGACTTCATCTATCCCAAAATGTACAATATCTCCTCTTTCTTGCAAAGTTGGTTTTGCAGAAACTATATCTATCTCTTTATAAACACACAAAGAATCTAAAGACAAGATAATAGAGTTTGTTTTATTTGCTAATTCTAAAGATAGGGCAGTTTTTCCTGAAGCTGTTGAGCCAATGATTGCTAGTTCTTTCATAATTAACTTTTATTCTTACAATCTTCAAGTTTTTGTGTTAAATCATTTATCTCTTTCTCTTTTTGAATAAGAGTTTTTAGTAAATCAGAGATATCTTTTGAGCCTGAATTTATAACTTCTGTTTGTGATTTTGAGCTACAAGCAGTGAAAAAAAGAAATATTATTGGTAAAGTAAGTTGAATAACTCTTTTCATTGTTCTCTTTCAAAATTAAAATGTAGATGATTATAACTAGAAAAAGTTTAATTTTTATTTTTAATCATATCTTAGATACTATTTCATCCATGGATAAACTAATAAAAAAACTTAATGATTTCAATGAACTAGTGATGTTCAAACACTCTATTTTTTCACTACCTTTTATCTTCATAGCTATGATAGTAAGTGCACAAGGTTGGTTTGGTTTTAAGCTTTTGATTCTTGGAATTCTAGCAGCTTTAACTGCTAGAAATTTTGCAATGGGATTCAATAGATTTATGGATAGAGATATAGATGCTTTAAATCCACGAACAATAAACAGACCCAATGTTGATGGAAGATTAGATGCTAAACAGATATTTATATTTACATTTTTAAATGCTTTGGGATTTATAGCAGTTGCTTATTTTGTAAATGATTTGGCACTATATTTATCTATTCCTATTTTGATAATCATAGGTTCATACTCATATTTTAAAAGATTTTCATATTTCGCACATATTATTTTAGGTATTTCTTTAGGACTTGCTCCAATAGCTGGTGTTGTGGCTGTTAGTGAGTCTATCCCTTTTTGGGCAATACTTTTAAGTATTGGTGTAATGTTTTGGGTTGCTGGATTTGACTTACTTTATTCTTTACAAGATATAGAAGTTGATAAAAAATTAGGACTTCACTCTATTCCTTCAAAATTTGGTGTACAAAAAACAATGCTTTTTTCAAAAATCTTTCATATTTTAACTATTGTTTTTTGGCTTTTATTTGTTATTTTCTCAAATAGTTCTTATTTTGCTTATTTAGCAGTGATATTAAGTGCTTTGATGCTCTCTTATGAACACTATTTAGTAAATAAAGATTTTAATAAAATAGATAAAGCATTTTTTACAGTAAATGGATATTTAGGGATTTTATTTTTTATACTTATTGTATTAGATAACATATTTTTTGTATAATTTAAAAAATTAGTTAAAATGTCTGAAGAATGGCACGCCTGGTAGGAGTCGAACCCACAACCCACCGGGTCGAAACCGGTTATTCTATCCAGTTGAACTACAGACGCACTCAAGCCCGATTTAATGGGCATTTTAGAAACTTTCAGTAATAATCTAAGACTCACTTACTCAAATAGTTTGTGTATCAGATTGTGTATTACTGACCGAATTGGAATGATACACAAGAGTAGTTTAAAAAACTCTGAAGATGACTAAACCTCAACTCTCTTCATCTCATTAAAGGCTTTGATATAAGCTAACTTAAACTCAAGAGCTTTAGCTCCAGTAAACCCCATAACTAAAAGTGAGAAACCATCAAAAGTTAAAAGATATTCTTTTCTTGTTTCACCTTTCTTGTCCTTATACTGTGAAATAAAGAACATTTTAACCAACTCATTTTTGAGGTCGTTAGAAATCAATTTTTCAATATCTACGAATACTTCAGGAGCAACATAAGTCCCTCCGAACTTACCTTTTCTAGTGATTTTTAATTGTGGGGAATTTCCCCCATTTAAACCTAATTCTAATTCCCTCGATTTCGAGGTATTTAAACTAAGTTCGTGTTCAAGGGCTTCAAGGAACTCTTGAGTTGAGTCTGCTCTCCAATAATTGTCAAGTCTTTACCTCTATTCTTATAAGTTGATAGAGTAAACATTTGGCTCCTCAAATCTGAGGTGTCAGGTTTCATATCATCTATTAACTTCTCAATATCCCTAACAACATTATCGTGTCTCTTATCAAAAATCTCAGCCACTCTTAAAGAAGTTGTTACAGGTACATCTTCACCTTTTACTTTGTGTTTTACTACTAATTTATTCATCAGTCACCTCTAGTCCACTAAAAGCCTACTCTCACCACAATCTTTACAAGTAACTCCAGTTCTATCTCCAAAGCTACCTACAGATACATTAGTGCTTTCACACTTGTTACACTTGATAGAGTCTTTATCAGCGTTATAAAAATAAATAGACAATATAAGAAAGACACACATTGATAAAGTAGTAACTTAAAGTACAATCTATAGTTATTCTTTAAGTATTAATTCTAAGTTTATTGATTATTAGAAATGAGATTAAGGTCTAGGTATAGCATTACTTTAACTCATCTATACTAGCTACTATATCTCACTTCTATACATAATATTAATATAGAAATGAGTCAAGGAACAACTGTAGTCACACTAATAGCTTCATCTGTAGCTATTACTATAGTATATAATTAGACCTCTTCTCATAGTAAGAACGCGAGATAAAACTGTAGTTAATCTAATATGATTTATGGTCTGTTTATAATCTCATTTCTATAGATTATCAAGCTTAACCAACAACTAAAGACTCTTAAAGTCCCCTACTTAAAATAAAACTGTTGTTCTTTACAGTATAAGCTCTGTAGAGCCCATCAAATGGGGCTTAATTTTCATATTGGACAGTTTTAGCTTTATACTTTCTGTCCAGTTAAGTTTTACTATATATAAGAAGTAGTTTTTAGTTAAAACTATCTATTAAGCCCTATTTATAGGCTTTTATAGTTGATTTAGTATGGTGCATATTTGCACTATTAGTCATTTAGTACATAAGTGTCTTTAAAAGCTTCAAATAACTCTTCACTTAAATCTTGTCCATTCATAGCATACATAGGATTTATTCTTATTCCTACAGCTTTACCTTCTAACTTTACATCAGCAATAACTTTAAGCTTTTTTGCTTCAGCTTTAAATCTCTTCATATCATCAACTGATATATTAAACTTTTCTTGTATCTCTTTTGTTGTCATTGGACTAAAAGTACCATCATTATTTTGTTTTGAGACTATATTCTCATATGGACTTAACTCTCGTGTTAGGTCATAGAAGATACCAAGATGTTTATAATTACTAAATGAAGGTCTTACTTTTGAAAACACTTTTGTGTATCTATGGTTTGCTTTAAAGTTCTCTATTTTTACTTTACTTTGTTGCTTTGATTTTGTGAGTTTTTTCTTATAATAATTTAGACTATTAAACTCTTTTCTTTTTTGCTCAATATAATTCCTATCTATAATGTGGAAATTATCAGAGATTACTTCTCCAGTTTCTTTATTTACTAATATAGTTGTTTTATGTATTTCTAACTCAACTATATCTTTATAACTATCAATTAAATCTTCATAATAAGACTCATAAACTTCATAGTTTTTAGAGCTAAAAGCTTCAAGTCTTTTAAGAGCTATTTCATAGTCTTCATTTGTAGAATGACCTTGAGGCTTTTTGATTTGCTTTAGATATTTATCTTTTGCATATTCTTCTATTGTTTCAAAAGCATTAATTTCCATTACGCTTTCCTTTGATATACCGATTTAAGTGACTTATCATTTGTGTTTGATTGTTGTTCATCTGAAACTCCTTTTGATTTTGTTTATTTTGGATTGATTTTCTCTCCTATAGGAGGGTATCTTCTACAGAGTCGATTTGATGGGCATTTCTGAAAGTGGATTTTTAGGCTGATTTTTTGATATAAAAATGTTCTGTGAAGTTGGCTACAAGCCTTTTTAGTAGTTAAGTAATAAAAGTATTAGGGTAAATTAAAACAAGAGCTGTGAGATGACTTCACAGACCTCTTTTAGTGATATAAGTAGATAAGCTTTGAACAGAACAGTTACCTTTTCCCATAACTGGCTCTAAATGATTTGAAACTATTTTATTTAGAGATAGACCTAAGTTTTTAAGTTCAATGATTCTATCTTTATATTCATCATTGAATTTTTTGACTGAAAATTGACCCACTATTTTGAAAACTTTTGACCCACCTGTAAACTAAAAAAACATACTCTTTTCTCATAAAAATAATAATTATGAAGAAAGGTAAAAGGAGATGATTAGTATGGAGGATTGGGTAACTATTCGTAATCTAAAAAAGAAAGATCCAAACTTAGGAACTAGAACAATTGCTTTAATGTTAGGTATTAGTAGAAATACTGTAAAAAAAGCATTATTAAATGATGAATTACCTTTATATAACAGAGGTGAGAAAAAAATAAATGAAGCAGTTGAACCATTTATTGATTTTATCAAAGAGTCATTTTTAAAGAAAAATTTAAAAGCTAGTAGAATTTTAAAAGATATAAAATCAAAAGGATATAGAGGAAGTCAATATGCTTTATATGCTTACATAAGAGAAATTTTAAAACCAATAGCAAACGATGTAAGTAAAAATTCACCTCATGCTTACATGAGATATGAAACAAAACCAGCTGAACAGATGCAATATGATTGGAGTCCATATACAGTTACTATTGGTGAAAATCTTGTAAAAATAAATATACATCAAACAATCTTAGGATTTAGTAGATATAAATTTTATGATGTAAGTTTAAATGTATCAGGAAGTGATGTATATACAGCATTAGAAGAGAGTTTTATCTTCTTTGGAGGAGTTTGTGAAAGAATACAAGTTGATAATGCAACAGTATTTATAACAAATGCTTCTAAAGATAATCTTATTTGGAATCCAAGATTTTTATCATTGTGTGGATTGTATGGAATAAAACCAACAAGAAGTATGCCATCACATCCATGGAGTAAAGGTAAAGTTGAATCACCTTTTAGTTATCTTGAAACACATTTTATTAGTGGTAATGAATTTAAAAGCTTTGAAGATTTAAGAGAACGATTAAAACAATTTCAAGATGAGCATAATTTAGAGATTCATGGCACAACTAAACAAATTTCAAAAATACTCTTTGAAAAAGAGGAACAAAGTTTTTTAAAACCACTACCAATAAATCCAATAACTGGGGAATTAAAACGATATGTTGGATTTAAAGAAGAGTTTAGAAAGGCAAATTCTGAATGTTTAGTCTCTTACAAAGGTAATAAATATTCAGTTCCACATTACTTTGCAAGTAAAGAGGTTTGGTTAAGAGTATTATATGGAACAACTTTGCAAATATACTCAAGTAAAAATAAACTAATAGCAACTCATACAATTAGCCTTAAAAAAGGTGAAGTCCTTGTTAATAAAGAGCATTTCAATGGATATAGAAAAGAAAATCAGTTTGATTCAATTGCAATTTCAATATCAAGACTTATAAAAAGATTTGCTAACTACATAAATATTCATAAATTCATTGAAAATATTAAAGTTCAAAAAAGAATTAGCCCAGCTTATCACCTTTATAAAATAGCAAACTTGTTTGAATACTACG
Coding sequences within:
- the rpmE gene encoding 50S ribosomal protein L31; protein product: MKKEIHPDYKVCTVTCSCGNTFETKSNVETLKIDICSSCHPFFTGEQKIVDAAGRVEKFKAKYNMDK
- the miaA gene encoding tRNA (adenosine(37)-N6)-dimethylallyltransferase MiaA, with the translated sequence MKELAIIGSTASGKTALSLELANKTNSIILSLDSLCVYKEIDIVSAKPTLQERGDIVHFGIDEVFPNEEFDVIKFIELYKKSKEYAIQNDKNLIIVGGTGFYLKALIDGLSQGVESKIKLDISSLDAYDLLYNLDKDYMQKIEKNDKYRIEKAYAIYKQTNLTPSEYFEKNPKIGIAKDLKIFEILWDKEELKKRIALRTNIMLNSGLIDEIIYLEKKYTRAPNCMSSIGVIETLEYLDGKISKKELEEKICLNTTKLAKRQNTFNKGQFLNKTSNIIENLNSDIIKYFSL
- the mqnP gene encoding menaquinone biosynthesis prenyltransferase MqnP translates to MDKLIKKLNDFNELVMFKHSIFSLPFIFIAMIVSAQGWFGFKLLILGILAALTARNFAMGFNRFMDRDIDALNPRTINRPNVDGRLDAKQIFIFTFLNALGFIAVAYFVNDLALYLSIPILIIIGSYSYFKRFSYFAHIILGISLGLAPIAGVVAVSESIPFWAILLSIGVMFWVAGFDLLYSLQDIEVDKKLGLHSIPSKFGVQKTMLFSKIFHILTIVFWLLFVIFSNSSYFAYLAVILSALMLSYEHYLVNKDFNKIDKAFFTVNGYLGILFFILIVLDNIFFV
- a CDS encoding Rha family transcriptional regulator; its protein translation is MEKLISNDLKNELVKMFFISQYKDKKGETRKEYLLTFDGFSLLVMGFTGAKALEFKLAYIKAFNEMKRVEV
- a CDS encoding Rha family transcriptional regulator; this encodes MNKLVVKHKVKGEDVPVTTSLRVAEIFDKRHDNVVRDIEKLIDDMKPDTSDLRSQMFTLSTYKNRGKDLTIIGEQTQLKSSLKPLNTNLV
- the istA gene encoding IS21 family transposase — protein: MEDWVTIRNLKKKDPNLGTRTIALMLGISRNTVKKALLNDELPLYNRGEKKINEAVEPFIDFIKESFLKKNLKASRILKDIKSKGYRGSQYALYAYIREILKPIANDVSKNSPHAYMRYETKPAEQMQYDWSPYTVTIGENLVKINIHQTILGFSRYKFYDVSLNVSGSDVYTALEESFIFFGGVCERIQVDNATVFITNASKDNLIWNPRFLSLCGLYGIKPTRSMPSHPWSKGKVESPFSYLETHFISGNEFKSFEDLRERLKQFQDEHNLEIHGTTKQISKILFEKEEQSFLKPLPINPITGELKRYVGFKEEFRKANSECLVSYKGNKYSVPHYFASKEVWLRVLYGTTLQIYSSKNKLIATHTISLKKGEVLVNKEHFNGYRKENQFDSIAISISRLIKRFANYINIHKFIENIKVQKRISPAYHLYKIANLFEYYDEADCIMAMEEAISLNIYSFSFIKGTITHQTKPKNEQLNLFNIKLPQANIKRDLGDYKI